GGCCCGAACAAGTCGCTGCAGGTGCCGGCCGCCTTCATCGACGGCCCCGGACTGGTCAAGCACCTGTCCGGCACGCTGACCGTGCTCCGCGACTGCGGGTACAACGACGCGGAGATCCTGGAGTGGCTCTTCACCGAGGACCCGTCGCTGCCGGGCAGCCCGATCCAGGCCCTGCAGGAGAACCGCGGCACCGAGGTGAAGCGCCGCGCCCAGGCGATGCTGATCTGATGGCGGCGGACCTGACGGCGGGCGGCCGGCTGCGCGCGCAGCTGGCCGACGCGCGGCTCTACCTGTGCACCGACGCCCGCCGCGAGCAGGGCGACCTGGAGCAGTTCCTGGACGCCGCGCTCGGCGGCGGCGTCGACATCGTCCAACTCCGCGACAAGGGCCTGGAGGCCAAGCAGGAGCTGGAGTACCTGGAGGTCTTCGCCGACGCCTGCCGGCGGCACGGCAAGCTGCTCTCGGTGAACGACCGGGCCGACGTCGCGCACGCGGCCGGCCCGGACGTGCTGCACCTCGGCCAGGACGACCTGCCGGTGCGGGCCGCCCGCGCGATCCTCGGCGAGGACGTGCTCATCGGCCGCTCCTGCCACGCGGAGGCCGAGGTCGACGCCGCCGTCGCCGAGCCGGGCGTGGACTACTTCTGCACCGGCCCGGTCTGGCCCACGCCGACCAAGCCCGGCTGGCACGCGCCGGGCCTCGGCCTGGTCTCCTACGCGGCGAAGCAGGTGACGGACCGCCCCTGGTTCGCCATCGGGGGCATCGACCTGGGCAACCTGGACGAGGTGCTGGCCGCCGGCGCC
The sequence above is a segment of the Kitasatospora sp. NBC_00240 genome. Coding sequences within it:
- a CDS encoding Rv2175c family DNA-binding protein yields the protein MSEIEAKIEDLVPEWMYLPDISEQWGVRVTEVRDLVKSGGLIAVRRGPNKSLQVPAAFIDGPGLVKHLSGTLTVLRDCGYNDAEILEWLFTEDPSLPGSPIQALQENRGTEVKRRAQAMLI
- the thiE gene encoding thiamine phosphate synthase; translated protein: MAADLTAGGRLRAQLADARLYLCTDARREQGDLEQFLDAALGGGVDIVQLRDKGLEAKQELEYLEVFADACRRHGKLLSVNDRADVAHAAGPDVLHLGQDDLPVRAARAILGEDVLIGRSCHAEAEVDAAVAEPGVDYFCTGPVWPTPTKPGWHAPGLGLVSYAAKQVTDRPWFAIGGIDLGNLDEVLAAGARRVVVVRAITAADDPAAAAAELAHRVRAV